In one Bosea sp. RAC05 genomic region, the following are encoded:
- the fliL gene encoding flagellar basal body-associated protein FliL, with the protein MAKKPKPAEDGAPAEGAAEGGGKSKKKLIIIVAGVLVLAGAGGGGWFFFMKKPSPEQIAAAEAAKNVKKPVAFIEMKDMMISIAGGPQQERQPMIKIKVVLETADAKISDEIKPLLPRVEDAFQVFLRELRPSDLEGSAGMYRLKEELLRRVNVTVFPAKIDAVLFKELLIQ; encoded by the coding sequence ATGGCGAAGAAGCCCAAACCCGCCGAGGACGGCGCCCCCGCCGAGGGCGCGGCCGAAGGCGGCGGCAAGAGCAAGAAGAAGCTGATCATCATCGTCGCCGGCGTCCTGGTGCTGGCGGGCGCCGGTGGCGGCGGCTGGTTCTTCTTCATGAAGAAGCCCTCGCCCGAGCAGATTGCCGCGGCCGAGGCGGCCAAGAACGTCAAGAAGCCGGTCGCCTTCATCGAGATGAAGGACATGATGATCAGCATCGCCGGGGGCCCGCAGCAGGAGCGCCAGCCGATGATCAAGATCAAGGTCGTGCTGGAGACCGCGGACGCCAAGATTTCCGACGAGATCAAGCCGCTGCTGCCGCGCGTCGAGGACGCCTTCCAGGTCTTCCTGCGCGAACTGCGCCCCTCCGACCTCGAAGGCTCGGCCGGCATGTACCGCCTGAAGGAAGAGCTGCTGCGCCGCGTCAACGTCACGGTCTTCCCGGCCAAGATCGACGCGGTGCTGTTCAAGGAACTGCTGATCCAGTGA
- a CDS encoding tetratricopeptide repeat protein has product MVDPDPQPVKITANGTKLDFRFPRRTGAAGFVEGGLATLVFDTRDTIDPADLKGVLPQIVEDVSVSREGKVVLVRLRLAGQPLTRLFDDATTWTLAFGEQGGRPAEPLAPTRTNDDQGLTVVAVPLRGMTGVHWLEAGPSGLPMAVATATGPVRVTAKPYQFVEFGLLPTAHGVVVMPRADDLLVRAGTEQVRIGRSGGLTVSMDVAAPEKNGEAKAADVRTPLIDTEQWNSLVVGAVREQERALLREIVGASRARKSDTRLTLARFYAANGLLPEAKGPLAAVMADDPAMRTNRGALFLKGLIATRMHRHKEALDAFEAPAIKDDPETGLWRALIDHRRGRHAPAMAGFRRGDAMLDGYPVDLQAELRLAKARSALATQDMTTAEREVGLLAGLPPDAVNQEELELLRAMLDDAAGRPDSALAAYRPLFEARSRPVAAEAQLRAVKLVQAEKRADIGPDEILARLETVSIIWRGGELEIEALAELGRLYGDAQRWRDAFMVARRASETFPEHPLTRRMQDETAQRFADLFTGSGLDKLPRIEALALFYDFKDFLPIGRRGDEITLLLADRLIGLDLLDQASEILRYQIERRLSGAARSTVAARLAMVNLMNGKPAEAIRALNSTRLVELPADVKRARLLLEAKALSDLSRTDQALDLLEVERGPEIDRLRADIYWTGRRWREAGESHERLLAESWRGETPLTDGQRADVMRAAISYVMADEALSLDRLRSKFASKMAQSTDARTFAFVTGANRTRAADIRDMARAAAAAGADNLSDFMQAYRERYPAYSAAPRQKKPEASAEPPAPDAPLPPTPAAAGAPPAGTPPAPGRS; this is encoded by the coding sequence GTGGTCGATCCCGATCCGCAGCCGGTCAAGATCACGGCCAACGGCACGAAGCTCGATTTCCGCTTCCCGCGCCGGACGGGAGCCGCCGGCTTCGTCGAGGGCGGCCTGGCGACACTGGTCTTCGACACGCGCGACACGATCGACCCCGCCGATCTCAAGGGCGTCCTGCCGCAGATCGTCGAGGATGTGAGCGTGAGCCGCGAGGGCAAGGTCGTGCTGGTCCGGCTGCGGCTGGCCGGACAGCCGCTCACCCGCCTCTTCGACGACGCCACGACCTGGACGCTCGCCTTTGGCGAACAGGGCGGCAGGCCGGCCGAACCGCTGGCGCCGACCCGGACGAATGACGACCAGGGCCTCACCGTCGTCGCCGTGCCCCTGCGCGGCATGACCGGCGTTCACTGGCTGGAGGCCGGCCCCTCCGGGCTGCCGATGGCCGTGGCGACCGCGACCGGCCCCGTCCGGGTCACCGCGAAGCCCTACCAGTTCGTCGAATTCGGCCTGCTGCCGACCGCGCATGGCGTCGTCGTCATGCCGCGGGCCGACGACCTCCTCGTGCGCGCCGGCACCGAGCAGGTCCGCATCGGCCGCAGCGGCGGCCTGACCGTCTCGATGGACGTGGCCGCCCCGGAGAAGAACGGCGAGGCCAAGGCGGCAGACGTCCGCACGCCCCTGATCGACACCGAGCAGTGGAACAGCCTCGTCGTCGGCGCGGTCCGCGAGCAGGAGCGCGCCCTGCTGCGCGAGATCGTGGGCGCCTCGCGCGCCCGCAAATCCGACACGCGCCTGACGCTGGCCCGTTTCTATGCCGCCAACGGCCTCCTGCCGGAGGCCAAGGGCCCGCTCGCGGCCGTGATGGCGGACGATCCCGCGATGCGCACCAACCGCGGGGCCCTGTTTCTCAAGGGGCTGATCGCCACCCGCATGCACCGCCACAAGGAGGCCCTCGACGCCTTCGAGGCGCCGGCGATCAAGGACGATCCCGAGACCGGGCTCTGGCGCGCGCTGATCGACCATCGGCGCGGTCGCCATGCCCCCGCCATGGCCGGCTTCCGCCGCGGCGACGCGATGCTCGATGGCTATCCGGTCGACCTCCAGGCGGAGCTGCGGCTCGCCAAGGCGCGCTCCGCCCTGGCGACGCAGGACATGACGACCGCCGAGCGCGAGGTCGGGCTCTTGGCCGGCCTGCCACCCGACGCGGTCAACCAGGAGGAACTCGAGCTGCTCCGGGCGATGCTGGACGATGCCGCCGGCAGGCCCGACAGCGCCCTCGCCGCCTATCGGCCGCTCTTCGAGGCCCGCAGCCGGCCCGTTGCGGCGGAGGCGCAGCTTCGCGCGGTCAAGCTCGTCCAGGCCGAAAAGCGCGCCGATATCGGGCCCGACGAGATCCTGGCGCGTCTGGAGACGGTGTCGATCATCTGGCGCGGCGGCGAACTCGAGATCGAGGCGCTGGCCGAACTCGGACGGCTCTATGGCGATGCCCAGCGCTGGCGCGACGCCTTCATGGTCGCGCGGCGGGCGAGCGAGACCTTCCCCGAGCACCCGCTGACGCGGCGCATGCAGGACGAGACGGCCCAGCGCTTCGCCGACCTGTTCACCGGCTCCGGCCTCGACAAGCTGCCGCGCATCGAGGCGCTGGCGCTGTTCTACGACTTCAAGGACTTCCTGCCGATCGGCCGGCGCGGCGACGAAATCACGCTGCTCCTCGCCGACCGCCTCATCGGCCTCGACCTGCTCGACCAGGCCAGCGAGATCCTGCGCTACCAGATCGAGCGGCGGCTCTCCGGCGCGGCCCGCTCCACCGTCGCGGCACGGCTGGCCATGGTCAACCTGATGAACGGCAAGCCGGCCGAGGCGATCCGCGCCCTCAACAGCACGCGCCTCGTCGAGCTGCCCGCCGACGTCAAGCGCGCCCGCCTCCTGCTCGAGGCCAAGGCCCTGTCCGATCTCTCGCGCACCGACCAGGCGCTCGACCTGCTCGAGGTCGAGCGCGGGCCCGAGATCGACCGTCTGCGGGCCGACATCTACTGGACCGGGCGGCGCTGGCGCGAGGCCGGCGAGTCGCATGAGCGCCTCCTGGCCGAGAGCTGGCGCGGCGAGACGCCCCTGACCGACGGCCAGCGCGCCGACGTGATGCGGGCGGCCATCTCCTATGTCATGGCCGACGAGGCGCTCTCCCTCGACCGGCTGCGCAGCAAGTTCGCGAGCAAGATGGCGCAGAGCACCGACGCGCGCACCTTCGCCTTCGTCACCGGGGCCAACCGCACCAGGGCGGCCGACATCCGCGACATGGCCCGCGCCGCGGCGGCGGCCGGTGCCGACAACCTGTCGGACTTCATGCAGGCCTATCGCGAGCGCTATCCGGCCTATTCGGCGGCCCCGCGCCAGAAGAAGCCCGAGGCTTCGGCCGAGCCTCCGGCGCCCGATGCGCCCCTGCCGCCGACGCCGGCCGCCGCCGGCGCCCCGCCCGCGGGCACGCCGCCCGCCCCCGGGCGAAGCTGA
- a CDS encoding DUF6468 domain-containing protein — MTITLIADVLVASLLVATIITCYVLTKRIERLKADEAGMRQTVGALIAATDTAERAIAGLKNTLGDCDRTLAERLQTAERYAADLAAQIEAGQVVMDRIGQIVSAAALVAPKAAEAPAPAEPAPIARLASAAQSAAAIRARAARRLEGHAA, encoded by the coding sequence ATGACGATCACCCTCATCGCCGACGTGCTGGTCGCCAGCCTCCTCGTCGCCACCATCATCACCTGCTACGTGCTGACCAAGCGCATCGAGCGCCTGAAGGCCGACGAGGCCGGCATGCGCCAGACCGTGGGCGCCCTGATCGCCGCCACCGACACCGCCGAGCGCGCCATCGCCGGGCTCAAGAACACGCTCGGCGATTGCGACCGCACGCTCGCCGAGCGGCTGCAGACGGCCGAGCGCTACGCCGCCGACCTCGCCGCCCAGATCGAGGCCGGCCAGGTCGTGATGGACCGCATCGGCCAGATCGTCAGCGCCGCTGCGCTGGTCGCGCCGAAGGCGGCCGAGGCCCCCGCGCCAGCCGAGCCGGCCCCGATCGCGCGGCTGGCGAGCGCCGCCCAGTCGGCAGCCGCCATCCGGGCCCGCGCCGCGCGCCGGCTGGAGGGCCACGCTGCGTGA
- the flgC gene encoding flagellar basal body rod protein FlgC — MDLLKSIAVATSGLRSQSGRMRVIAENVANADSGPERAGADPYRRKIPTFQRRFDRELEAQVVDMGRVQRDQSAFRVKYEPGNPTADAAGNVKMPNVNSLIETMDMREAQRSYEANLNLISSTRRMIQRTIDILRA; from the coding sequence ATGGATCTTCTCAAGAGCATCGCGGTGGCGACGTCGGGGCTGCGCAGCCAGTCCGGCCGCATGCGCGTCATCGCCGAGAACGTGGCCAACGCCGATTCGGGGCCGGAGCGCGCCGGGGCCGACCCCTATCGCCGCAAGATTCCGACCTTCCAGCGCCGCTTCGACCGCGAGCTCGAGGCGCAGGTGGTCGACATGGGCCGCGTCCAGCGCGACCAGAGCGCCTTCCGGGTCAAGTACGAGCCGGGCAACCCGACGGCCGACGCCGCCGGCAACGTCAAGATGCCCAACGTCAACTCGCTGATCGAGACGATGGACATGCGCGAGGCCCAGCGCAGCTACGAGGCCAATCTCAACCTGATCTCGTCGACGCGCCGGATGATCCAGCGCACCATCGACATCCTGCGCGCCTGA
- a CDS encoding flagellar biosynthetic protein FliO, translating to MQSLFGFDLPTAQKWVIAFGVILVLLVLLGLFARQIKDGRLRIKGQGGGRARQPRLGVVDIHDLDRQRQLVLIRRDNVEHLVMIGGASDVVVETNIVRSGGRAAMPAQPDFGLPDRPLPFDTLIPPEPREPAEDPRRAAPPAPVAPVPAFPEPPPRVPSRLSPTAAEAAVAAAAGGAALLGAAAVAKAAMPPVPATPAPAPVIPEPVIAPPPVPVAPAPSVQPPNFARDHAPAPVASPVELDDMARQLDEALKRPFSAVRPSSAPAAAAPIPSPVPEPVVKPAEPAPAPVKSEAPPVFVPAPEPVSAPAPAPTRIVPLDVEAELEMALGLKPERIVPKPAAAVVPPEPPKAAEPNKPVEPPKPPPAPVAAAPLPLPPEPAAPAAPDIDLRPPAMAAEPAAASEPVIAVAAAPVVPPAMPEPVAEPEPKPESPSKPEPEADPKAIDPFSVDAIEAEFARLLGRDPQAKS from the coding sequence TTGCAGAGCTTGTTTGGCTTCGATCTCCCGACCGCGCAGAAGTGGGTCATCGCCTTCGGCGTCATTCTGGTCCTGCTGGTGCTGCTGGGCCTGTTCGCGCGGCAGATCAAGGATGGCCGGCTGCGCATCAAGGGGCAGGGCGGCGGCCGCGCCCGGCAGCCGCGGCTTGGCGTGGTCGACATCCACGATCTCGACCGCCAGCGCCAGCTCGTGCTGATCCGCCGCGACAATGTCGAGCATCTGGTGATGATCGGCGGCGCCTCCGACGTGGTCGTCGAAACCAACATCGTGCGCAGCGGCGGGCGGGCGGCGATGCCCGCCCAGCCGGATTTCGGCCTGCCCGACCGGCCGCTGCCCTTCGACACGCTGATCCCGCCCGAGCCGCGCGAACCGGCCGAGGACCCGCGCCGCGCCGCACCGCCGGCCCCGGTGGCGCCGGTCCCGGCCTTCCCGGAGCCGCCGCCGCGCGTGCCCTCGCGCCTGTCGCCCACGGCGGCGGAGGCTGCTGTCGCGGCCGCGGCGGGCGGCGCCGCCCTGCTGGGCGCGGCCGCGGTGGCGAAGGCGGCGATGCCGCCCGTGCCCGCAACGCCCGCTCCGGCGCCCGTGATCCCCGAGCCCGTGATCGCTCCGCCGCCCGTGCCGGTGGCTCCGGCGCCATCGGTTCAGCCGCCGAATTTCGCGCGCGACCATGCGCCGGCCCCCGTCGCCAGCCCGGTCGAGCTCGACGACATGGCGCGCCAGCTCGACGAGGCGCTGAAGCGTCCGTTCTCCGCGGTGCGCCCGTCGTCTGCGCCAGCGGCCGCTGCGCCGATCCCGTCTCCCGTGCCGGAGCCCGTGGTGAAGCCGGCCGAGCCGGCGCCCGCGCCGGTCAAGAGCGAGGCCCCGCCGGTCTTCGTGCCGGCTCCGGAACCCGTATCCGCTCCCGCTCCCGCGCCGACGCGGATCGTGCCGCTCGATGTCGAGGCGGAGCTGGAGATGGCGCTCGGCCTGAAGCCCGAGCGCATCGTGCCGAAGCCCGCCGCGGCGGTCGTCCCGCCCGAACCGCCCAAGGCGGCGGAGCCCAACAAGCCGGTCGAGCCGCCGAAGCCGCCGCCGGCCCCTGTCGCAGCCGCGCCGCTCCCGCTGCCCCCCGAGCCCGCCGCGCCGGCCGCTCCCGACATCGACCTGCGCCCGCCGGCGATGGCGGCCGAGCCCGCCGCGGCGAGCGAGCCCGTGATCGCGGTCGCCGCGGCGCCCGTCGTGCCGCCGGCGATGCCCGAGCCGGTTGCCGAGCCCGAGCCCAAGCCCGAATCCCCGTCCAAGCCGGAGCCCGAGGCTGATCCCAAGGCGATCGACCCCTTCTCCGTCGATGCGATCGAGGCGGAGTTCGCCCGCCTGCTCGGCCGCGACCCGCAGGCGAAGTCCTGA
- a CDS encoding MotE family protein: MIERPRLLPAVILGAMGLLALKLLAWTSEPYPGKIPASSPVIAAAPAPAPEKPAKPEKEVWAMAKVIAHAHTPDPPFFDPETTGSVDKPDPKKDAEKAEAAAKEEAARAANPLNKAGIINGVAAPVSPAEKALLERLGARREEIESRMRELEMRERLLDTAEKKLDSRVGDLKELETKAGVGGAPKPAGEESKAIKNLVIMYEAMKPKDAARVFDRLGLDVLVPVVQQMNPRKMSEVLAVMAPDRAEKLTVALATMARSPVAAGPALDASALPGTELPAIAPAPRRR; the protein is encoded by the coding sequence GTGATCGAGCGGCCCCGCCTGCTTCCAGCCGTCATCCTCGGCGCCATGGGTCTCCTGGCGCTGAAGCTGCTCGCCTGGACGTCGGAGCCCTATCCCGGAAAGATTCCGGCCAGTTCGCCGGTGATCGCCGCCGCCCCGGCCCCGGCGCCGGAGAAGCCGGCCAAGCCGGAGAAGGAGGTCTGGGCCATGGCCAAGGTCATCGCCCATGCCCATACGCCCGACCCGCCCTTCTTCGATCCCGAGACGACCGGCTCGGTCGACAAGCCCGATCCCAAGAAGGATGCGGAAAAGGCCGAGGCCGCCGCCAAGGAAGAGGCCGCCCGCGCCGCCAACCCGCTCAACAAGGCCGGTATCATCAACGGCGTCGCCGCACCGGTCTCGCCGGCCGAGAAGGCCCTGCTGGAGCGGCTCGGCGCCCGGCGCGAGGAGATCGAGTCGCGGATGCGCGAGCTCGAGATGCGCGAGCGCCTGCTCGACACCGCCGAGAAGAAGCTCGACAGCCGTGTCGGCGATCTCAAGGAGCTCGAGACCAAGGCGGGTGTCGGCGGGGCCCCCAAGCCGGCGGGCGAGGAGTCCAAGGCCATCAAGAACCTCGTCATCATGTACGAGGCGATGAAGCCCAAGGACGCCGCCCGCGTCTTCGACCGACTCGGCCTCGACGTGCTCGTCCCGGTCGTCCAGCAGATGAACCCGCGCAAGATGTCCGAGGTGCTGGCCGTGATGGCGCCCGACCGGGCCGAGAAGCTGACCGTGGCGCTGGCAACGATGGCGCGCAGCCCGGTCGCGGCCGGCCCGGCGCTGGACGCCTCCGCCCTCCCCGGCACGGAACTGCCGGCGATCGCGCCCGCCCCGCGGCGGCGCTGA
- the flgF gene encoding flagellar basal-body rod protein FlgF: protein MENALLVGLSRQMALRRELDVIANNMANVSTNGFKTRSARFNEFIMPKASADSFKPADKPLSFVVDKGTPIDLSQGAVERTGNPLDVALRGDVFLVVQTPAGDRYTRAGSLDINARGQLVTQSGQPVLGDGGPINFGASDSNPRIAPDGTVSTDQGQSGKLRMVRFADARLLSSEGANLFASATPPLPAGPEARLEPGAVERSNVKAVIEMTRLMEVQRSYQNVANMLSKADELRSKAISRLADQQA, encoded by the coding sequence GTGGAGAACGCGCTTCTCGTCGGCCTGTCGCGTCAGATGGCTCTGAGGCGAGAGCTGGATGTCATCGCCAACAACATGGCGAATGTCAGCACGAACGGCTTCAAGACGCGCTCGGCGCGTTTCAACGAATTCATCATGCCCAAGGCCAGCGCCGACAGCTTCAAGCCGGCCGACAAGCCGTTGTCCTTCGTCGTCGACAAGGGCACGCCGATCGACCTGTCGCAGGGCGCGGTCGAGCGCACGGGCAACCCGCTCGACGTCGCCCTGCGCGGCGACGTCTTCCTCGTCGTGCAGACCCCGGCCGGCGACCGCTACACCCGCGCCGGCTCGCTCGACATCAACGCCCGGGGCCAGCTCGTGACGCAGTCGGGCCAGCCGGTGCTGGGCGATGGCGGCCCGATCAACTTCGGCGCGTCCGACAGCAATCCGCGGATCGCGCCCGACGGCACGGTCTCCACCGACCAGGGCCAGAGCGGCAAGCTGCGCATGGTGCGTTTCGCCGATGCCCGCCTGCTCAGCAGCGAAGGGGCCAACCTGTTCGCTTCGGCAACGCCACCGCTGCCGGCGGGGCCCGAGGCGCGGCTCGAGCCCGGCGCGGTCGAGCGCTCCAACGTCAAGGCCGTGATCGAGATGACCCGCCTGATGGAGGTCCAGCGCTCCTATCAGAACGTCGCCAACATGCTGTCGAAGGCCGACGAGCTGCGCAGCAAGGCGATTTCGCGCCTGGCCGACCAGCAGGCCTGA
- a CDS encoding flagellar hook-basal body complex protein FliE, translating into MATPSFAAGAYASIQGMGAGNLLRKPQTASGSASGGPDFASMIGKALEATADAGRRSDAQAASVAAGRADVVDVVTAVAESEAAIETLVAVRDRVIAAYEEIMRMPV; encoded by the coding sequence ATGGCCACGCCCAGCTTCGCCGCCGGCGCCTATGCCTCGATCCAGGGGATGGGCGCGGGCAACCTGCTCCGCAAGCCGCAGACCGCCTCCGGCTCCGCCAGCGGAGGCCCCGACTTCGCCTCCATGATCGGCAAGGCGCTCGAGGCCACCGCCGATGCCGGCCGGCGCTCCGATGCGCAGGCGGCGTCCGTCGCCGCCGGCCGCGCCGACGTCGTCGACGTCGTCACCGCCGTCGCCGAGAGCGAGGCCGCGATCGAGACGCTGGTCGCCGTGCGCGACCGCGTCATCGCGGCTTACGAAGAAATCATGCGGATGCCGGTCTAA
- the fliM gene encoding flagellar motor switch protein FliM yields the protein MSTSDRDNAGAPPKDEPLSPESMAAEWATMPDIVEEEGEPEGGTDRLMSQDEIDTMLGFSLGDDKNERNGIQAIVDSGSVSYERLPMLEIIFERLVRLLTTSLRNFFTDNVEVTLESIRSVRFGDYVNSISQPAMLSVFKAEEWDNFGLVTIESALMYSIMDTMFGGKRGQPAPRVDGRPFTSIEIRLIRRVISLILGDAEAAFKPLSPVTFTIDRIESNPRFVSISRPANAAIRVELKFDMEGRGGALHIILPYATIEPIRDLLLESFMGEKLGRDPIWENHLATEVWQTEVPVTCVLHETQMPLKRMMRLEIGDTLMFDARPDSFVSLRCGDFVVTDGRIGRVDDKIAVQVVTPLRRSKTTIAAFDSNQHGQNS from the coding sequence ATGAGCACGAGCGATCGCGACAACGCCGGCGCGCCTCCCAAGGACGAGCCCCTGAGCCCGGAGAGCATGGCGGCCGAATGGGCCACCATGCCCGACATCGTCGAGGAGGAAGGCGAACCGGAAGGCGGTACCGACCGCCTGATGAGCCAAGACGAAATCGACACGATGCTCGGTTTCTCGCTCGGCGACGACAAGAACGAGCGCAACGGCATCCAGGCGATCGTCGATTCCGGCTCGGTCTCCTATGAACGCCTGCCGATGCTCGAAATCATCTTCGAGCGTCTCGTCCGCCTGCTCACCACCAGCCTGCGCAACTTCTTCACCGACAACGTCGAGGTCACGCTCGAGAGCATCCGCTCGGTGCGCTTCGGCGACTATGTCAACTCGATCTCGCAGCCGGCGATGCTCTCGGTCTTCAAGGCCGAGGAATGGGACAATTTCGGTCTGGTCACGATCGAATCGGCCCTGATGTACTCGATCATGGACACGATGTTCGGCGGCAAGCGCGGCCAGCCGGCGCCGCGTGTCGACGGGCGGCCCTTCACCTCGATCGAGATCCGGCTGATCCGCCGCGTCATCTCGCTGATTCTCGGCGATGCCGAGGCGGCCTTCAAGCCGCTCTCGCCGGTGACCTTCACCATCGACCGCATCGAGTCGAACCCGCGTTTCGTCTCGATCTCGCGTCCCGCCAACGCCGCCATCCGCGTCGAGCTGAAGTTCGACATGGAAGGCCGCGGCGGCGCCCTCCACATCATCCTGCCCTATGCCACGATCGAGCCGATCCGCGACCTGCTGCTCGAAAGCTTCATGGGTGAGAAGCTCGGGCGCGATCCGATCTGGGAGAACCACCTCGCGACCGAGGTCTGGCAGACCGAGGTTCCGGTGACCTGCGTGCTGCACGAGACGCAGATGCCGCTGAAGCGGATGATGAGGCTCGAGATCGGCGACACGCTGATGTTCGATGCCCGCCCCGATTCCTTCGTCTCGCTGCGTTGCGGCGACTTCGTGGTGACCGACGGTCGCATCGGCCGGGTCGACGACAAGATCGCGGTGCAGGTGGTCACCCCGCTGCGCCGTTCCAAGACGACCATCGCCGCCTTCGACTCCAACCAGCACGGCCAGAACTCCTGA
- the flgG gene encoding flagellar basal-body rod protein FlgG has protein sequence MRALQTAATGMMAQELNVQVISNNIANVRTTGYKRQRVHFQDLLYENFRRAGSATSDQNTQVPAGTFVGSGVKTVSTGRVMTQGNLSSTEKQYDLAIRGEGFFRVRMPDGRTTYTRDGSFDLDSQGQLVTRDGYQVEPGITVPNNATSVSINTQGAVEVSLPGQAAPQQIGQIQLVRFVNKVGLESIGDNLFIETAASGQPIDGFGGGEGFGTLQQNYLEEGNVQAVTELSSLIAAQRAYEMNSKVITAADQMMSATTSMFRG, from the coding sequence ATGCGCGCCCTTCAGACCGCCGCCACCGGCATGATGGCCCAGGAACTCAACGTCCAGGTCATCTCCAACAACATCGCCAACGTCCGCACCACCGGCTACAAGCGCCAGCGCGTCCATTTCCAGGACCTGCTCTACGAGAACTTCCGGCGCGCCGGCTCGGCGACCTCGGACCAGAACACGCAGGTGCCCGCCGGCACCTTCGTCGGCTCGGGCGTCAAGACGGTCTCGACCGGCCGGGTGATGACGCAGGGCAACCTGTCCTCGACCGAGAAGCAGTACGATCTCGCCATCCGGGGCGAGGGCTTCTTCCGCGTCCGCATGCCCGACGGCCGCACGACCTACACCCGCGACGGCTCCTTCGACCTCGACTCCCAGGGCCAGCTCGTCACCCGCGACGGCTACCAGGTCGAGCCGGGCATCACGGTGCCCAACAACGCCACCAGCGTCAGCATCAACACGCAGGGCGCGGTCGAGGTATCGCTGCCCGGCCAGGCGGCGCCGCAGCAGATCGGCCAGATCCAGCTCGTGCGCTTCGTCAACAAGGTCGGCCTGGAATCGATCGGCGACAACCTGTTCATCGAGACGGCGGCCTCGGGCCAGCCGATCGACGGCTTCGGCGGCGGCGAGGGCTTCGGCACGCTGCAGCAGAACTATCTCGAAGAGGGCAACGTCCAGGCGGTCACCGAGCTGTCCTCGCTGATCGCGGCGCAGCGCGCCTACGAGATGAACTCCAAGGTCATCACCGCCGCCGACCAGATGATGTCGGCGACGACCTCGATGTTCCGCGGCTGA
- the flgB gene encoding flagellar basal body rod protein FlgB yields the protein MANSALGTGGNLMQALKTRMHFHQSRQKVLAENVANADSPGFRPMDVKAPTIRAGGAGGVGGVSLARTSEGHMGIGGRSDGFDSARARRFETTPSGNAVNLEDEMMKVAQNQSDYQLAASLYSKGLGLMKIAIGKGR from the coding sequence ATGGCGAATTCGGCCCTGGGCACAGGCGGAAACCTGATGCAGGCGCTCAAGACGCGCATGCATTTCCACCAGTCGCGCCAGAAGGTGCTGGCCGAGAACGTCGCCAATGCCGACAGCCCCGGCTTCCGGCCGATGGACGTCAAGGCGCCGACGATCCGGGCGGGTGGCGCCGGCGGCGTCGGCGGTGTCTCGCTGGCGCGCACCAGCGAGGGGCACATGGGCATCGGCGGCCGCAGCGACGGCTTCGACAGTGCCCGCGCCCGCCGCTTCGAGACGACGCCCAGCGGCAACGCCGTCAATCTCGAGGACGAAATGATGAAGGTCGCCCAGAACCAGTCCGACTATCAGCTCGCCGCCTCGCTCTACAGCAAGGGCCTCGGGCTGATGAAGATCGCGATCGGCAAAGGGCGCTGA
- the fliP gene encoding flagellar type III secretion system pore protein FliP (The bacterial flagellar biogenesis protein FliP forms a type III secretion system (T3SS)-type pore required for flagellar assembly.), which yields MICFSARWRRCVRSPRAVTGRLALWAILLAVPAGPALAQTLSLDLGQGGGVAERALQLIAVITVLSLAPSILIMVTSFTRIVVVLSLLRSALGTQTAPPNAVIIGLAVFLTGFVMAPTLREAYTTAVAPLVAGQIQPAEAYNRGIIPFKTFMLRHVREKDLALFMEMSREPPPATPQEVQIHVLVPAFMISELRRAFEIGFLLFVPFLIIDLVVASILMSVGMMMLPPVTVALPFKLIFFVLVDGWGLVAGSLVKSYGG from the coding sequence ATGATCTGCTTCTCTGCGAGATGGCGCCGCTGCGTGCGGAGCCCGCGCGCCGTGACCGGCAGGCTCGCCCTGTGGGCGATCCTGCTGGCCGTGCCTGCGGGGCCGGCGCTGGCGCAGACGCTTTCGCTCGATCTCGGGCAGGGCGGCGGCGTCGCCGAGCGCGCGCTCCAGCTGATCGCGGTCATCACCGTGCTGTCGCTGGCGCCGTCGATCCTGATCATGGTGACGTCGTTCACGCGCATCGTCGTCGTGCTGTCGCTGCTGCGCTCGGCGCTCGGCACGCAGACGGCGCCGCCCAACGCCGTGATCATCGGGCTGGCGGTGTTCCTCACCGGCTTCGTCATGGCGCCGACCCTGCGCGAGGCCTACACCACCGCCGTCGCGCCGCTGGTGGCGGGGCAGATCCAGCCGGCCGAGGCCTATAACCGCGGCATCATCCCGTTCAAGACCTTCATGCTGCGGCATGTCCGCGAGAAGGATCTGGCGCTGTTCATGGAGATGTCGCGCGAGCCGCCGCCGGCGACGCCGCAGGAGGTCCAGATCCATGTGCTGGTGCCGGCCTTCATGATCTCGGAGCTGCGGCGCGCCTTCGAGATCGGCTTCCTGCTGTTCGTGCCCTTCCTGATCATCGATCTCGTCGTCGCGTCGATCCTGATGTCGGTGGGCATGATGATGCTGCCACCGGTGACGGTGGCGCTGCCGTTCAAGCTGATCTTCTTCGTCCTCGTCGACGGCTGGGGGCTCGTCGCCGGCTCGCTCGTGAAGAGTTACGGCGGCTGA